Proteins from a genomic interval of Halopseudomonas litoralis:
- the htpX gene encoding protease HtpX, whose product MMRILLFLATNLAIVLVASVTLSLLGVGSIHDGQGGMNLTSLLIFCAVIGFAGSFVSLFLSKWMAKRGTGTRIITQPQTRQEQWLVDTVAELAQAANIGMPEVGIFPSRASNAFATGWNKNASLVAVSEGMLQRFSPNEIRAVMAHEIGHVANGDMVTLTLIQGVVNTFVMFFARIIGNFVDRAVFKNEGSGPGIGYFIATIAAELILGILASIIVMWFSRQREFRADAAAAQLSGSGNMIAALERLRAEQGIPVEMPGEMTAFGINGNLKNGLAGLLMTHPPLEQRIAALRAGNYR is encoded by the coding sequence ATGATGCGTATTTTGCTTTTTCTGGCAACCAACCTTGCCATTGTGCTGGTTGCCAGTGTCACCCTGAGCCTGCTGGGTGTTGGCAGTATTCATGATGGTCAGGGCGGCATGAACCTGACGTCGCTGTTGATTTTCTGCGCCGTGATCGGGTTTGCCGGCTCCTTCGTTTCCCTGTTCCTGTCCAAGTGGATGGCCAAGCGCGGCACCGGTACCCGCATCATCACCCAGCCACAGACCCGTCAGGAGCAATGGCTGGTCGATACGGTTGCCGAGCTGGCCCAGGCCGCTAATATCGGTATGCCGGAGGTCGGTATCTTCCCGTCGCGGGCGTCGAACGCCTTCGCTACCGGGTGGAACAAGAACGCCTCGCTGGTGGCGGTGTCCGAAGGCATGCTGCAACGCTTCAGCCCTAACGAGATCCGCGCGGTCATGGCTCACGAGATCGGTCACGTGGCTAACGGCGACATGGTGACCCTGACACTGATTCAGGGCGTGGTGAATACCTTCGTGATGTTCTTTGCGCGCATCATCGGTAACTTCGTTGATCGCGCTGTGTTCAAGAACGAAGGCTCCGGCCCGGGCATCGGTTATTTCATTGCGACCATCGCTGCCGAGCTGATTCTGGGTATCCTCGCCAGCATCATCGTCATGTGGTTCTCGCGCCAGCGCGAATTCCGCGCCGATGCGGCCGCAGCGCAACTGAGCGGCAGCGGCAACATGATTGCGGCGCTGGAGCGTCTGCGTGCCGAGCAGGGCATTCCGGTTGAGATGCCGGGTGAAATGACTGCCTTCGGTATCAACGGCAACCTGAAGAACGGCCTCGCCGGCCTGCTGATGACCCACCCGCCGCTGGAACAGCGCATCGCTGCGCTGCGCGCCGGGAACTATCGCTAA
- a CDS encoding PA1571 family protein, with amino-acid sequence MNLQVQQKQRSLTEHLPRPSLQARGFLVDEHGREIAITERMIQQACEALDEHWVTPRAANAR; translated from the coding sequence ATGAATCTACAGGTACAGCAGAAACAGCGTTCCCTTACCGAGCACCTGCCTCGCCCGTCTCTGCAGGCACGGGGCTTTCTGGTGGATGAGCATGGCCGTGAGATTGCCATAACCGAACGCATGATCCAGCAAGCCTGTGAAGCACTTGATGAACATTGGGTAACGCCCCGCGCTGCCAATGCCCGCTGA
- a CDS encoding pyridoxal phosphate-dependent aminotransferase: protein MQVSKSNKLANVCYDIRGPVLRHAKRLEEEGHRILKLNIGNPAPFGFEAPEEILQDVILNLSTAQGYSDSKGLFSARKAVMHYCQTKNIQGVGIEDIYLGNGVSELIVMAMQALLNNGDEVLIPAPDYPLWTASVSLSGGKPVHYLCDEQSDWYPDIEDIRSKITPNTKAMVLINPNNPTGSVYPREVLEQLAEVAREHKLLVLADEIYDKILYDGTEHDSFAAIAPDLLCLTFNGLSKSYRVAGFRSGWMIISGPKQKAASYIEGLEILSSMRLCANVPSQHAIQTALGGYQSINDLILPGGRLLEQRDLAWEMLNDIPGVSCTKPKGALYLFPKLDPKVYPIHNDEKMVLDLLLQEKILVVQGTAFNWPWPDHFRIVSLPRKDDLEMAIGRIANFLHGYRQ, encoded by the coding sequence ATGCAGGTTAGCAAGTCCAACAAATTGGCCAATGTCTGCTACGACATTCGCGGACCCGTTCTGCGTCATGCCAAACGCCTCGAAGAGGAAGGTCACCGGATTCTCAAGCTGAATATCGGCAACCCGGCGCCCTTCGGGTTCGAAGCGCCCGAGGAAATCCTGCAGGACGTGATTCTCAACCTGTCCACTGCCCAGGGCTACAGTGATTCGAAGGGGCTGTTCTCGGCGCGCAAGGCGGTGATGCATTACTGCCAGACCAAGAACATCCAGGGCGTTGGCATCGAGGATATCTACCTCGGTAACGGCGTGTCCGAGCTGATCGTGATGGCGATGCAGGCGCTGCTGAACAATGGCGACGAGGTGCTGATCCCGGCGCCGGATTATCCGCTGTGGACGGCCTCTGTGAGCCTGTCGGGCGGTAAGCCGGTGCATTATCTGTGCGACGAGCAGTCGGATTGGTATCCGGATATCGAGGATATTCGCAGCAAGATCACCCCAAACACCAAAGCCATGGTGCTGATCAACCCGAACAACCCGACCGGCTCGGTGTATCCGCGCGAGGTGCTGGAGCAGCTGGCCGAGGTCGCTCGGGAGCATAAGCTGTTGGTATTGGCGGACGAGATCTACGACAAGATTCTGTACGACGGCACCGAGCATGATTCCTTCGCCGCCATCGCGCCTGATCTGCTGTGCCTGACGTTCAACGGGCTGTCGAAGTCTTACCGGGTAGCGGGTTTCCGCTCCGGCTGGATGATCATCAGCGGCCCGAAACAGAAAGCTGCCAGTTATATCGAGGGGCTGGAGATTCTGTCCTCCATGCGCCTGTGTGCGAACGTGCCGTCGCAGCATGCGATTCAGACTGCGCTGGGTGGGTATCAGAGCATCAATGATCTGATATTGCCCGGTGGCCGCCTGCTGGAGCAGCGCGATCTGGCCTGGGAGATGCTGAACGACATTCCCGGGGTGAGCTGTACCAAGCCCAAGGGCGCGCTGTACCTGTTCCCGAAACTGGATCCGAAGGTGTACCCGATCCATAACGACGAGAAGATGGTGCTGGACCTGCTGCTGCAGGAGAAGATCCTGGTCGTTCAGGGCACCGCCTTCAACTGGCCCTGGCCGGATCACTTCCGCATCGTGTCGCTGCCACGCAAGGATGATCTGGAAATGGCGATCGGGCGGATTGCGAACTTTCTGCATGGGTATCGGCAGTAG